The Candida dubliniensis CD36 chromosome 2, complete sequence genome contains a region encoding:
- a CDS encoding uroporphyrinogen decarboxylase, putative (spliced gene;~Similar to S. cerevisiae HEM12): protein MPEFAPLKNDLILRAAKGEKVERPPIWIMRQAGRYLPEYHEVKGKRDFFETCQDAEIASAITIQPVDHFDGLIDAAIIFSDILVIPQAMGFEINMIEGKGPVFAAPLRTPEDLSRIDLKPDVKTKLAWAYKAITLTRTKLNGRVPLLGFVGAPWTLLVYMTEGQGSKMFRFAKEWIFKYPQAAHKLLQATCDACIEFLAQQIVAGAQMVQIFESWAGELGPDDFNEFSLPYLKQIAAKLPPRLKELGIEEHIPMTVFAKGAWYALDSLCDSGYDCVSLDWLYKPEDAVEVVNGRRITLQGNLDPGVMYGSDEVIAKKVKTMLEGFGKQNYIINFGHGTHPFMDPKKIEFFLQQCHKVGESL from the exons ATGCCAGAATTTGCACCATTGAAGAATGACTTGATACTTAGAGCAGCTAAGGGTGAGAAAGTTGAAAGACCACCCATCTGGATCATG AGACAAGCCGGCCGTTATCTACCAGAGTATCATGAAGTTAAAGGTAAAAgagatttttttgaaacttGTCAGGATGCAGAAATTGCATCAGCTATCACAATTCAACCAGTAGATCATTTTGATGGGTTGATAGATGCAGCCATCATTTTCAGCGACATTTTGGTCATTCCTCAAGCAATGGgatttgaaataaatatgaTTGAAGGGAAAGGTCCAGTCTTTGCTGCTCCATTAAGAACACCAGAAGATTTATCAAGAATAGATTTGAAACCAGATGTCAAGACCAAATTGGCATGGGCATACAAGGCAATCACATTGACAAGAACCAAATTGAATGGCAGAGTACCACTTTTGGGATTTGTTGGTGCACCTTGGACTTTATTGGTTTACATGACCGAGGGCCAAGGATCCAAAATGTTCAGATTTGCTAAAGAGTGGATTTTCAAGTACCCACAAGCCGCACACAAACTTTTACAAGCTACTTGTGATGCCTGTATTGAATTCTTAGCTCAACAAATTGTTGCCGGTGCTCAAATGGTACAGATTTTTGAATCATGGGCAGGTGAGTTAGGTCCAGATGATTTTAATGAGTTTTCTTTACCGTACTTGAAGCAAATTGCTGCTAAATTGCCGCCCAGATTGAAAGAATTGGGTATAGAGGAACACATTCCAATGACTGTTTTTGCCAAAGGAGCATGGTACGCTTTAGATAGTTTATGTGATTCTGGCTACGATTGTGTGTCACTTGATTGGCTCTACAAACCAGAAGATGCCGTTGAAGTTGTTAATGGAAGAAGAATCACTTTACAAGGTAACTTAGACCCAGGTGTCATGTATGGATCCGACGAAGTAATCGCCAAGAAAGTTAAAACAATGTTAGAAGGGTTTGGTAAACAAAATtacattattaattttggaCATGGTACTCATCCATTTATGgatccaaaaaaaatcgAATTCTTTTTGCAACAATGTCATAAAGTCGGTGAGTCATTATAA